In the Elizabethkingia bruuniana genome, ACTTACCGTACATACGAAAAGCAATTTTATCATTTTCCCATGCAAAATCGTCATATCTTTCCGGAACATAGCGCCCGTAAACTTTAGCTTCATTTTGAGACGGAGTCCCTTCTGTGAAGCTTATCTGTTTTTTTTCATTAGGCTTAAAGTCTGCCTGTAATAAGAGCTTCCCGTCTGAAAGCCACTGATATGGAATTTCTGTCTGATTGCTTTTAACAACAAATGTTTTATTCTTTATTTCTGCTACTGTAGCTGCAGAAACTTCAACCGACTGTTGTTTTCTTTCAACTGCAAGTCCATTGGCTAATTGTAACTTTAGTAGTGGCTTGGTCTGCGCAAAAGTCAGTACCCCCGCAAAGCCTATTGTCAATAATGTAAATGATTTCATTTTATATTCTGCAAAGTTCTACAAATACCAGTCTTTATAACGCTTCAAAGCTTCAAGGAAGTAATAATCTGCATATACCAAAGGAACATCTATCTCCGATTTCAATGGTAATGCCCCAGTGCTATGCATAAGCAGGAAACCTCCGTTTTCGCCAAGTTTAGCTCTGTAAGCTGGACTGGAAAGGTTAATTAATATCTGCTCGGCATTATCAAGATATTTTTGACGTTCTTTTCCTTTTGTATACTGCCCCAGTTCCAGGAAAGCAGATGCCATAAGAGCTGCTGCAGAAGCATCGCGTGGTGCATTCGGGATATCCGGCGCATTAAAATCCCAATATGGAATTTTATCTTTTGGTAAATTTGGGTTTGTCAGAATGAAATTGGCTATTTTGTTCGCAAAATCCAAATACTTTGGATCTTTAGTAAAACGATACATCATCGTATAACCATATAATCCCCAAGATTGCCCACGAGACCATGCTGACTCGTCAGAATACCCCTGCCACGTTTTTTTCTTTATAACCTCTCCTGTATTCAGATCATAGTCCAATACATGATATGAACTATAGTCCGGACGATAGTGATTCTTCATTGTCGTATTGGAGTGTGTAACCGCTATCTCCTGGTATTTTTTATCACCTCCGTTTTGGCTTACCCAGTTCAACATTTCAAGATTCATCATGTTATCGATAATAACCGGACAGTCGAATCTTGCATTTTTATTCCAGGACTGGATTGCATGGATAGAAGGTCTGTATCGGGTAGATAGTGCCTCTGCAGAATTAAAGATAATTTTTTTGTATTCAGGATTTTTGGTAATTCTGTATGCATTACCAAAGCTACAATACATCATAAAGCCCAGATCGTGGTTTCCTGTAAAAGT is a window encoding:
- a CDS encoding glycoside hydrolase family 88 protein; its protein translation is MILKKTTIMAFAIIAFGLGAQSRKAQMGKLVTENFKFADQQFKYLMKGLPDDKVPQTYDAKSGKVVNYERTWWCTGFYPGSLLYVYEETKDPVMLKEAERVLKIIEPNQTFTGNHDLGFMMYCSFGNAYRITKNPEYKKIIFNSAEALSTRYRPSIHAIQSWNKNARFDCPVIIDNMMNLEMLNWVSQNGGDKKYQEIAVTHSNTTMKNHYRPDYSSYHVLDYDLNTGEVIKKKTWQGYSDESAWSRGQSWGLYGYTMMYRFTKDPKYLDFANKIANFILTNPNLPKDKIPYWDFNAPDIPNAPRDASAAALMASAFLELGQYTKGKERQKYLDNAEQILINLSSPAYRAKLGENGGFLLMHSTGALPLKSEIDVPLVYADYYFLEALKRYKDWYL